From Aedes albopictus strain Foshan chromosome 1, AalbF5, whole genome shotgun sequence, one genomic window encodes:
- the LOC109403930 gene encoding FLYWCH-type zinc finger-containing protein 1-like has protein sequence MNLVLHLTNQFVTAKFGYTQRGHVMLMYNGYGFIKDRQTAKTCNWKCSLFRRMKCRGRAITKIADDPPSFRAAQFGYTQRGKMMLLYDGFAYIKDRDARNSCNWKCSLAGKRKCRARAVTKMAIGRQMMKITNPNHNHDRKAYRFDTNYSLMHTLEKLDAATKCFCMKITATCGKSRSKVQPTGSAPDDMHGFSQRAHYEFTSRGTQCLVYDGYFYSKNKTNEGGVRVNWKCRYYQRFKCKARALTKTINGCDYVKVSSTEHTHMQEMYCKDLRRKRRGADKTADLEMAQFGSTQRGRPLLVHQDYTYIRNGEFGGTINWRCSAYRRLKCKAKAITVKHNGVEFVKLSYALHSHGPKTGSDQQWKHESETVDFLRCEEDEEAMINTTPECNIIYVLSKRGTKHLFFDGNTYTPNERPYPGQRSRTWKCTLYYRLKCRARIVTSEANGLPKLRVVVAEHTHEKLFPHLSEKFRSLF, from the exons ATGAATCTAGTACTGCATC TAACAAACCAGTTCGTGACAGCAAAGTTTGGATACACTCAACGGGGACACGTGATGCTAATGTACAACGGGTACGGATTTATCAAAGACCGCCAAACGGCGAAGACCTGCAACTGGAAGTGTTCGCTGTTCCGAAGGATGAAATGTCGTGGGCGAGCCATTACCAAAATCGCCGACG ATCCCCCGAGCTTTAGGGCAGCTCAGTTCGGTTACACTCAACGTGGAAAGATGATGCTCCTGTACGATGGTTTCGCCTACATCAAAGATCGTGATGCCCGGAACAGCTGCAACTGGAAGTGTTCGCTGGCCGGAAAGCGAAAATGTCGCGCCAGAGCCGTTACCAAGATGGCCATTGGACGCCAAATGATGAAAATTACCAACCCCAATCACAACCACGACCGAAAAGCGTATCGATTCGATACG AACTATTCGCTAATGCATACTTTGGAAAAACTCGACGCGGCCACCAAATGCTTCTGCATGAAAATTACAGCTACGTGCGGGAAAAGCAGAAGCAAAGTACAACCAACTGGAAGTGCTCCTG ATGACATGCATGGCTTCTCGCAACGGGCTCACTATGAGTTCACGTCCAGAGGAACGCAATGTCTAGTATACGATGGCTATTTCTacagcaaaaacaaaacaaatgagGGTGGCGTCCGGGTCAACTGGAAGTGCCGTTACTACCAACGGTTCAAGTGCAAAGCACGAGCACTCACTAAAACAATCAACGGCTGTGACTATGTGAAGGTCTCCAGTACGGAGCACACCCACATGCAAGAGATGTACTGTAAAGACCTGCGACGGAAGCGGC GAGGGGCCGACAAAACAGCGGATCTGGAAATGGCACAGTTTGGATCAACCCAGCGGGGGCGACCCCTTCTAGTACATCAAGACTACACGTACATCCGCAATGGAGAGTTTGGCGGCACAATAAATTGGCGCTGTTCGGCCTACCGACGACTGAAATGCAAAGCCAAAGCCATAACGGTCAAGCACAATGGCGTGGAGTTCGTAAAACTATCCTATGCCTTACACAGCCATGGCCCCAAGACTGGAAGCGATCAGCAGTGGAAGCATGAGTCGGAAACGGTTGATTTCCTGCGCTGTGAAGAGGATGAAGAAGCCATGATAAA tactacacctgaGT GTAACATTATTTATGTGCTGTCGAAACGAGGCACTAAGCATCTGTTCTTCGATGGCAACACGTACACACCGAATGAGAGACCTTATCCCGGGCAGCGTTCTAGGACGTGGAAGTGTACGTTGTACTACCGATTGAAATGCCGAGCCCGTATCGTTACCAGTGAAGCCAACGGGCTACCCAAGTTGCGTGTGGTAGTAGCCGAACATACCCACGAAAAGCTGTTTCCCCATTTGAGCGAGAAATTTCGAAGCCTGTTCTAG